DNA sequence from the Alteribacter lacisalsi genome:
CAGGCTGTTTTAGAAAGTCGAAAATTCCTGCATGATGAAGGAATCTCCCCTGCCGGGTATTTATGAATTCCACAAACTGCTCTTTGAGAAAGAGCGCTCTGAGGGCATCCCAATGAACGTGAGCAGTAATGTCCATTTTTCCGGGGTAAAGAAGTGGGTCCGGCACGATCTGATGGGAACGGTATCCACGGACTGAACCTTCTTTAAGCTCAGGCGCTGCAAGTTCTTCATTCGTATAGCCGTAATCAACCGTCACGGCTATACCTTTTCTCAGCCACCTGCTGACTGATTTTACCCACCGCTTAACTCCTGGGGACACTTCCGTGCGGTGCCCGTCGGGGAGCTCAGGACCGTACATATTTATCAAATCAAGAATCTCCGTATTATCACAGACGGTTTTTACTTCTGCCAACTTGTTGTCCGCTCCTACGGTAACAAATATTTCAAGATAGCTTTCACCGTATTTTTCAAGAACGTGAACAGGAAAGGCATCCAGAAGCTCATTTGAAAATAAAACCCCTTCAAATACAGGCACGGCCTCGGAACAGGAGACGAAATCCTCAAAGAGCCGAACATGTTTTCGGTGGTCTGAGAGCCTATCCTTCATCACTTCACGATGTGACCGGCTTTTTTCAATGACAAGATATGAAATGTCCGAGTACAGCTCCGGTTCGGATCTCTGAAGATAATCAAGCACTGCTTCTGCAAACCGACCATCGCCTGCCCCCCATTCACAAATGACCGGTGCGATGTTTTCGGTATTCAGGACGCCAGCGAAAAATTGTCCGAACGTCCAGCCGAAAACCGGATGTACGTGAGAGCTTGTATAAAAATCCCCCTCCGTCCCTATCTTCGTTTTCTCCTTCGTATAATAGCCTTCAGTTTCATGATAAAGGGCTTCTTCCATAAAACGGGCAAAGCTGATCTGTTTACGGCCGCTGTTACGAATTAATTTATGTATAGCTTCCACTCCATCACCCCCTGCTTTTTTATTCGCCGGCAAGGCTGAGAAAACCTTCCTTCACCTGTGTACCGGACACTATGAAGAACATTAAAAAAGAGGCTGAGACAGAAGTGTTAGTGAAAGAAATTCCGAACAAATAATCTGTGGGGCATAAATCACTCCTGAAATATGCCTCGCTATCCGCGGGAAGCGGGTGAGCCTCCATACGCTGCGCACTGTGAGGTCTCACCTTCGCTTTTCATCCTGCGGGAGTCAGGGTGTATTCAAACCGCTTTGTTCCGATTCTCACTTTAACACGTTCATTCATGTCCCGGCCTCTAAAAGCCATTTAGAAATGGGTTGCTTTCTTTTTCAGCTCCTATAGTTGTTTCCGGGCCGTGCCCAT
Encoded proteins:
- a CDS encoding class I SAM-dependent methyltransferase yields the protein MEAIHKLIRNSGRKQISFARFMEEALYHETEGYYTKEKTKIGTEGDFYTSSHVHPVFGWTFGQFFAGVLNTENIAPVICEWGAGDGRFAEAVLDYLQRSEPELYSDISYLVIEKSRSHREVMKDRLSDHRKHVRLFEDFVSCSEAVPVFEGVLFSNELLDAFPVHVLEKYGESYLEIFVTVGADNKLAEVKTVCDNTEILDLINMYGPELPDGHRTEVSPGVKRWVKSVSRWLRKGIAVTVDYGYTNEELAAPELKEGSVRGYRSHQIVPDPLLYPGKMDITAHVHWDALRALFLKEQFVEFINTRQGRFLHHAGIFDFLKQPEVTDGPFSETFRLNRAIQNLTSLSGTATAFWVNVQSRGLHRTGDWHFYREKEEKVPGRK